The following proteins are co-located in the Symphalangus syndactylus isolate Jambi chromosome 21, NHGRI_mSymSyn1-v2.1_pri, whole genome shotgun sequence genome:
- the MBD4 gene encoding methyl-CpG-binding domain protein 4 isoform X6, producing MELERVGEDEEQMMIKRSSECNPLLQEPIASAQFGATAGTECHKSVPCGWERVVKQRLFGKTAGRFDVYFISPQGLKFRSKSSLANYLHKNGETSLKPEDFEFTVLSKRSIKSRYKDCSMASLTSHLQNQSNNSNWNLRTRSKYKKDVFMPPSSSSELRESRGLSNFTSTHLLLKEDEGVDDVNFRKVRKPKGKVTILKGIPIKKTKKGCRKSCSDFVQSDSKRESVCNKADAESEPVAQKSQLDRTVSISDAGACGETLSVTSEEKSLVKERSLSSASNFCFEQKTSGIINKFCSAKDSEHNKKYEDTFLESEEIGTKVEAVERKEHLHTDILKRGSEMDNNCSPTRKDFTEDTIPRTQIERRKTSLYFSSKYNKEALSPPRRKAFKKWTPPRSPFNLIQETLFHDPWKLLIATIFLNRTSGKMAIPVLWKFLEKYPSAEVARTADWRDVSELLKPLGLYDLRAKTIVKFSDEYLTKQWKYPIELHGIGKYGNDSYRIFCVNEWKQVHPEDHKLNKYHDWLWENHEKLSLS from the exons ATGGAATTGGAAAGAGTGGGAGAAGATGAGGAACAAATGATGATAAAAAGAAGCAGTGAATGTAATCCTCTGCTACAAGAACCCATCGCTTCTGCTCAGTTTGGTGCTACTGCAGGGACAGAATGCCACAAGTCTGTCCCATGTGGATGGGAAAGAGTTGTGAAGCAAAGGTTATTTGGGAAGACAGCAGGAAGATTTGATGTGTACTTTATCAG CCCACAAGGACTGAAGTTCAGATCCAAAAGTTCACTTGCTAATTATCTTCACAAAAATGGAGAGACTTCTCTTAAGCCAGAAGATTTTGAGTTTACTGTGCTTTCTAAAAGGAGTATCAAGTCAAGATATAAAGACTGCAGCATGGCATCCCTGACATCCCATCTACAAAACCAAAGTAACAATTCAAACTGGAACCTCAGGACCCGAAGCAAGTACAAAAAGGATGTGTTTATGCCGCCAAGTAGTAGTTCAGAGTTGCGGGAGAGCAGAGGACTCTCTAACTTTACTTCCactcatttgcttttgaaagaagatgaGGGTGTTGATGATGTGAACTTCAGAAAGGTTAGAAAGCCCAAAGGAAAGGTgactattttgaaaggaatcccaattaagaaaactaaaaaaggaTGTAGGAAGAGCTGTTCAGATTTTGTTCAAAGTGACAGCAAAAGAGAATCTGTGTGTAATAAAGCAGATGCTGAAAGTGAACCTGTTGCACAAAAAAGTCAGCTTGATAGAACTGTCTCTATTTCTGATGCTGGAGCATGTGGTGAGACCCTCAGTGTGACCAGTGAAGAAAAGAGCCTTGTAAAAGAAAGATCATTGAGTTCAGCatcaaatttttgttttgaacAAAAAACTTCTGGCATCATAAACAAATTTTGTTCAGCCAAAGACTCAGAACACAACAAGAAGTATGAGGATACCTTTTTAGAATCTGAAGAAATCGGAACAAAAGTAGAAGCTgtggaaaggaaagaacatttgCATACTGACATTTTAAAACGTGGCTCTGAAATGGACAACAACTGCTCACCAACCAGGAAAGACTTTACTg AAGATACCATCCCACGAACACagatagaaagaaggaaaacaagccTGTATTTTTCCAGCAAATACAACAAAGAAG CTCTTAGCCCCCCACGACGTAAAGCCTTTAAGAAATGGACACCTCCTCGGTCACCTTTTAATCTCATTCAAGAAACACTTTTTCACGATCCATGGAAGCTTCTCATCGCTACTATATTTCTCAATCGGACCTCAG GTAAAATGGCAATTCCTGTGCTTTGGAAGTTTCTGGAGAAGTATCCTTCAGCTGAGGTAGCAAGAACCGCAGACTGGAGAGATGTGTCAGAACTTCTTAAACCTCTTGGTCTCTACGATCTTCGGGCAAAAACCATTGTCAAGTTCTCAG ATGAATACCTGACAAAGCAGTGGAAGTATCCGATTGAGCTTCATGGGATTGGTAAATATGGCAACGACTCTTACCGAATTTTTTGTGTCAATGAGTGGAAGCAG GTGCACCCTGAAGaccacaaattaaataaatatcatgACTGGCTTTGGGAAAATCATGAAAAATTAAGTCTGTCTTAA
- the MBD4 gene encoding methyl-CpG-binding domain protein 4 isoform X3 — MGTTRLESLSLGDRGAAPTVTSSERLVPEPPSDLRKEGVAMELERVGEDEEQMMIKRSSECNPLLQEPIASAQFGATAGTECHKSVPCGWERVVKQRLFGKTAGRFDVYFISPQGLKFRSKSSLANYLHKNGETSLKPEDFEFTVLSKRSIKSRYKDCSMASLTSHLQNQSNNSNWNLRTRSKYKKDVFMPPSSSSELRESRGLSNFTSTHLLLKEDEGVDDVNFRKVRKPKGKVTILKGIPIKKTKKGCRKSCSDFVQSDSKRESVCNKADAESEPVAQKSQLDRTVSISDAGACGETLSVTSEEKSLVKERSLSSASNFCFEQKTSGIINKFCSAKDSEHNKKYEDTFLESEEIGTKVEAVERKEHLHTDILKRGSEMDNNCSPTRKDFTDTIPRTQIERRKTSLYFSSKYNKEALSPPRRKAFKKWTPPRSPFNLIQETLFHDPWKLLIATIFLNRTSGKMAIPVLWKFLEKYPSAEVARTADWRDVSELLKPLGLYDLRAKTIVKFSDEYLTKQWKYPIELHGIGKYGNDSYRIFCVNEWKQVHPEDHKLNKYHDWLWENHEKLSLS; from the exons ATGGGCACGACTCGGTTGGAGAGTCTGAGCCTGGGGGACCGCGGAGCTGCCCCCACCGTCACCTCTAGTGAGCGCCTGGTCCCAGAACCGCCGAGTGACCTCCG CAAAGAAGGTGTTGCTATGGAATTGGAAAGAGTGGGAGAAGATGAGGAACAAATGATGATAAAAAGAAGCAGTGAATGTAATCCTCTGCTACAAGAACCCATCGCTTCTGCTCAGTTTGGTGCTACTGCAGGGACAGAATGCCACAAGTCTGTCCCATGTGGATGGGAAAGAGTTGTGAAGCAAAGGTTATTTGGGAAGACAGCAGGAAGATTTGATGTGTACTTTATCAG CCCACAAGGACTGAAGTTCAGATCCAAAAGTTCACTTGCTAATTATCTTCACAAAAATGGAGAGACTTCTCTTAAGCCAGAAGATTTTGAGTTTACTGTGCTTTCTAAAAGGAGTATCAAGTCAAGATATAAAGACTGCAGCATGGCATCCCTGACATCCCATCTACAAAACCAAAGTAACAATTCAAACTGGAACCTCAGGACCCGAAGCAAGTACAAAAAGGATGTGTTTATGCCGCCAAGTAGTAGTTCAGAGTTGCGGGAGAGCAGAGGACTCTCTAACTTTACTTCCactcatttgcttttgaaagaagatgaGGGTGTTGATGATGTGAACTTCAGAAAGGTTAGAAAGCCCAAAGGAAAGGTgactattttgaaaggaatcccaattaagaaaactaaaaaaggaTGTAGGAAGAGCTGTTCAGATTTTGTTCAAAGTGACAGCAAAAGAGAATCTGTGTGTAATAAAGCAGATGCTGAAAGTGAACCTGTTGCACAAAAAAGTCAGCTTGATAGAACTGTCTCTATTTCTGATGCTGGAGCATGTGGTGAGACCCTCAGTGTGACCAGTGAAGAAAAGAGCCTTGTAAAAGAAAGATCATTGAGTTCAGCatcaaatttttgttttgaacAAAAAACTTCTGGCATCATAAACAAATTTTGTTCAGCCAAAGACTCAGAACACAACAAGAAGTATGAGGATACCTTTTTAGAATCTGAAGAAATCGGAACAAAAGTAGAAGCTgtggaaaggaaagaacatttgCATACTGACATTTTAAAACGTGGCTCTGAAATGGACAACAACTGCTCACCAACCAGGAAAGACTTTACTg ATACCATCCCACGAACACagatagaaagaaggaaaacaagccTGTATTTTTCCAGCAAATACAACAAAGAAG CTCTTAGCCCCCCACGACGTAAAGCCTTTAAGAAATGGACACCTCCTCGGTCACCTTTTAATCTCATTCAAGAAACACTTTTTCACGATCCATGGAAGCTTCTCATCGCTACTATATTTCTCAATCGGACCTCAG GTAAAATGGCAATTCCTGTGCTTTGGAAGTTTCTGGAGAAGTATCCTTCAGCTGAGGTAGCAAGAACCGCAGACTGGAGAGATGTGTCAGAACTTCTTAAACCTCTTGGTCTCTACGATCTTCGGGCAAAAACCATTGTCAAGTTCTCAG ATGAATACCTGACAAAGCAGTGGAAGTATCCGATTGAGCTTCATGGGATTGGTAAATATGGCAACGACTCTTACCGAATTTTTTGTGTCAATGAGTGGAAGCAG GTGCACCCTGAAGaccacaaattaaataaatatcatgACTGGCTTTGGGAAAATCATGAAAAATTAAGTCTGTCTTAA
- the MBD4 gene encoding methyl-CpG-binding domain protein 4 isoform X2 codes for MGTTRLESLSLGDRGAAPTVTSSERLVPEPPSDLRKEGVAMELERVGEDEEQMMIKRSSECNPLLQEPIASAQFGATAGTECHKSVPCGWERVVKQRLFGKTAGRFDVYFISPQGLKFRSKSSLANYLHKNGETSLKPEDFEFTVLSKRSIKSRYKDCSMASLTSHLQNQSNNSNWNLRTRSKYKKDVFMPPSSSSELRESRGLSNFTSTHLLLKEDEGVDDVNFRKVRKPKGKVTILKGIPIKKTKKGCRKSCSDFVQSDSKRESVCNKADAESEPVAQKSQLDRTVSISDAGACGETLSVTSEEKSLVKERSLSSASNFCFEQKTSGIINKFCSAKDSEHNKKYEDTFLESEEIGTKVEAVERKEHLHTDILKRGSEMDNNCSPTRKDFTEDTIPRTQIERRKTSLYFSSKYNKEALSPPRRKAFKKWTPPRSPFNLIQETLFHDPWKLLIATIFLNRTSGKMAIPVLWKFLEKYPSAEVARTADWRDVSELLKPLGLYDLRAKTIVKFSDEYLTKQWKYPIELHGIGKYGNDSYRIFCVNEWKQVHPEDHKLNKYHDWLWENHEKLSLS; via the exons ATGGGCACGACTCGGTTGGAGAGTCTGAGCCTGGGGGACCGCGGAGCTGCCCCCACCGTCACCTCTAGTGAGCGCCTGGTCCCAGAACCGCCGAGTGACCTCCG CAAAGAAGGTGTTGCTATGGAATTGGAAAGAGTGGGAGAAGATGAGGAACAAATGATGATAAAAAGAAGCAGTGAATGTAATCCTCTGCTACAAGAACCCATCGCTTCTGCTCAGTTTGGTGCTACTGCAGGGACAGAATGCCACAAGTCTGTCCCATGTGGATGGGAAAGAGTTGTGAAGCAAAGGTTATTTGGGAAGACAGCAGGAAGATTTGATGTGTACTTTATCAG CCCACAAGGACTGAAGTTCAGATCCAAAAGTTCACTTGCTAATTATCTTCACAAAAATGGAGAGACTTCTCTTAAGCCAGAAGATTTTGAGTTTACTGTGCTTTCTAAAAGGAGTATCAAGTCAAGATATAAAGACTGCAGCATGGCATCCCTGACATCCCATCTACAAAACCAAAGTAACAATTCAAACTGGAACCTCAGGACCCGAAGCAAGTACAAAAAGGATGTGTTTATGCCGCCAAGTAGTAGTTCAGAGTTGCGGGAGAGCAGAGGACTCTCTAACTTTACTTCCactcatttgcttttgaaagaagatgaGGGTGTTGATGATGTGAACTTCAGAAAGGTTAGAAAGCCCAAAGGAAAGGTgactattttgaaaggaatcccaattaagaaaactaaaaaaggaTGTAGGAAGAGCTGTTCAGATTTTGTTCAAAGTGACAGCAAAAGAGAATCTGTGTGTAATAAAGCAGATGCTGAAAGTGAACCTGTTGCACAAAAAAGTCAGCTTGATAGAACTGTCTCTATTTCTGATGCTGGAGCATGTGGTGAGACCCTCAGTGTGACCAGTGAAGAAAAGAGCCTTGTAAAAGAAAGATCATTGAGTTCAGCatcaaatttttgttttgaacAAAAAACTTCTGGCATCATAAACAAATTTTGTTCAGCCAAAGACTCAGAACACAACAAGAAGTATGAGGATACCTTTTTAGAATCTGAAGAAATCGGAACAAAAGTAGAAGCTgtggaaaggaaagaacatttgCATACTGACATTTTAAAACGTGGCTCTGAAATGGACAACAACTGCTCACCAACCAGGAAAGACTTTACTg AAGATACCATCCCACGAACACagatagaaagaaggaaaacaagccTGTATTTTTCCAGCAAATACAACAAAGAAG CTCTTAGCCCCCCACGACGTAAAGCCTTTAAGAAATGGACACCTCCTCGGTCACCTTTTAATCTCATTCAAGAAACACTTTTTCACGATCCATGGAAGCTTCTCATCGCTACTATATTTCTCAATCGGACCTCAG GTAAAATGGCAATTCCTGTGCTTTGGAAGTTTCTGGAGAAGTATCCTTCAGCTGAGGTAGCAAGAACCGCAGACTGGAGAGATGTGTCAGAACTTCTTAAACCTCTTGGTCTCTACGATCTTCGGGCAAAAACCATTGTCAAGTTCTCAG ATGAATACCTGACAAAGCAGTGGAAGTATCCGATTGAGCTTCATGGGATTGGTAAATATGGCAACGACTCTTACCGAATTTTTTGTGTCAATGAGTGGAAGCAG GTGCACCCTGAAGaccacaaattaaataaatatcatgACTGGCTTTGGGAAAATCATGAAAAATTAAGTCTGTCTTAA
- the MBD4 gene encoding methyl-CpG-binding domain protein 4 isoform X8, whose protein sequence is MGTTRLESLSLGDRGAAPTVTSSERLVPEPPSDLRKEGVAMELERVGEDEEQMMIKRSSECNPLLQEPIASAQFGATAGTECQDTIPRTQIERRKTSLYFSSKYNKEALSPPRRKAFKKWTPPRSPFNLIQETLFHDPWKLLIATIFLNRTSGKMAIPVLWKFLEKYPSAEVARTADWRDVSELLKPLGLYDLRAKTIVKFSDEYLTKQWKYPIELHGIGKYGNDSYRIFCVNEWKQVHPEDHKLNKYHDWLWENHEKLSLS, encoded by the exons ATGGGCACGACTCGGTTGGAGAGTCTGAGCCTGGGGGACCGCGGAGCTGCCCCCACCGTCACCTCTAGTGAGCGCCTGGTCCCAGAACCGCCGAGTGACCTCCG CAAAGAAGGTGTTGCTATGGAATTGGAAAGAGTGGGAGAAGATGAGGAACAAATGATGATAAAAAGAAGCAGTGAATGTAATCCTCTGCTACAAGAACCCATCGCTTCTGCTCAGTTTGGTGCTACTGCAGGGACAGAATGCC AAGATACCATCCCACGAACACagatagaaagaaggaaaacaagccTGTATTTTTCCAGCAAATACAACAAAGAAG CTCTTAGCCCCCCACGACGTAAAGCCTTTAAGAAATGGACACCTCCTCGGTCACCTTTTAATCTCATTCAAGAAACACTTTTTCACGATCCATGGAAGCTTCTCATCGCTACTATATTTCTCAATCGGACCTCAG GTAAAATGGCAATTCCTGTGCTTTGGAAGTTTCTGGAGAAGTATCCTTCAGCTGAGGTAGCAAGAACCGCAGACTGGAGAGATGTGTCAGAACTTCTTAAACCTCTTGGTCTCTACGATCTTCGGGCAAAAACCATTGTCAAGTTCTCAG ATGAATACCTGACAAAGCAGTGGAAGTATCCGATTGAGCTTCATGGGATTGGTAAATATGGCAACGACTCTTACCGAATTTTTTGTGTCAATGAGTGGAAGCAG GTGCACCCTGAAGaccacaaattaaataaatatcatgACTGGCTTTGGGAAAATCATGAAAAATTAAGTCTGTCTTAA
- the MBD4 gene encoding methyl-CpG-binding domain protein 4 isoform X7, with translation MGTTRLESLSLGDRGAAPTVTSSERLVPEPPSDLRKEGVAMELERVGEDEEQMMIKRSSECNPLLQEPIASAQFGATAGTECHKSVPCGWERVVKQRLFGKTAGRFDVYFISPQGLKFRSKSSLANYLHKNGETSLKPEDFEFTVLSKRSIKSRYKDCSMASLTSHLQNQSNNSNWNLRTRSKYKKDVFMPPSSSSELRESRGLSNFTSTHLLLKEDEGVDDVNFRKVRKPKGKVTILKGIPIKKTKKGCRKSCSDFVQSDSKRESVCNKADAESEPVAQKSQLDRTVSISDAGACGETLSVTSEEKSLVKERSLSSASNFCFEQKTSGIINKFCSAKDSEHNKKYEDTFLESEEIGTKVEAVERKEHLHTDILKRGSEMDNNCSPTRKDFTDTIPRTQIERRKTSLYFSSKYNKEALSPPRRKAFKKWTPPRSPFNLIQETLFHDPWKLLIATIFLNRTSGKMAIPVLWKFLEKYPSAEVARTADWRDVSELLKPLGLYDLRAKTIVKFSDEYLTKQWKYPIELHGIGAP, from the exons ATGGGCACGACTCGGTTGGAGAGTCTGAGCCTGGGGGACCGCGGAGCTGCCCCCACCGTCACCTCTAGTGAGCGCCTGGTCCCAGAACCGCCGAGTGACCTCCG CAAAGAAGGTGTTGCTATGGAATTGGAAAGAGTGGGAGAAGATGAGGAACAAATGATGATAAAAAGAAGCAGTGAATGTAATCCTCTGCTACAAGAACCCATCGCTTCTGCTCAGTTTGGTGCTACTGCAGGGACAGAATGCCACAAGTCTGTCCCATGTGGATGGGAAAGAGTTGTGAAGCAAAGGTTATTTGGGAAGACAGCAGGAAGATTTGATGTGTACTTTATCAG CCCACAAGGACTGAAGTTCAGATCCAAAAGTTCACTTGCTAATTATCTTCACAAAAATGGAGAGACTTCTCTTAAGCCAGAAGATTTTGAGTTTACTGTGCTTTCTAAAAGGAGTATCAAGTCAAGATATAAAGACTGCAGCATGGCATCCCTGACATCCCATCTACAAAACCAAAGTAACAATTCAAACTGGAACCTCAGGACCCGAAGCAAGTACAAAAAGGATGTGTTTATGCCGCCAAGTAGTAGTTCAGAGTTGCGGGAGAGCAGAGGACTCTCTAACTTTACTTCCactcatttgcttttgaaagaagatgaGGGTGTTGATGATGTGAACTTCAGAAAGGTTAGAAAGCCCAAAGGAAAGGTgactattttgaaaggaatcccaattaagaaaactaaaaaaggaTGTAGGAAGAGCTGTTCAGATTTTGTTCAAAGTGACAGCAAAAGAGAATCTGTGTGTAATAAAGCAGATGCTGAAAGTGAACCTGTTGCACAAAAAAGTCAGCTTGATAGAACTGTCTCTATTTCTGATGCTGGAGCATGTGGTGAGACCCTCAGTGTGACCAGTGAAGAAAAGAGCCTTGTAAAAGAAAGATCATTGAGTTCAGCatcaaatttttgttttgaacAAAAAACTTCTGGCATCATAAACAAATTTTGTTCAGCCAAAGACTCAGAACACAACAAGAAGTATGAGGATACCTTTTTAGAATCTGAAGAAATCGGAACAAAAGTAGAAGCTgtggaaaggaaagaacatttgCATACTGACATTTTAAAACGTGGCTCTGAAATGGACAACAACTGCTCACCAACCAGGAAAGACTTTACTg ATACCATCCCACGAACACagatagaaagaaggaaaacaagccTGTATTTTTCCAGCAAATACAACAAAGAAG CTCTTAGCCCCCCACGACGTAAAGCCTTTAAGAAATGGACACCTCCTCGGTCACCTTTTAATCTCATTCAAGAAACACTTTTTCACGATCCATGGAAGCTTCTCATCGCTACTATATTTCTCAATCGGACCTCAG GTAAAATGGCAATTCCTGTGCTTTGGAAGTTTCTGGAGAAGTATCCTTCAGCTGAGGTAGCAAGAACCGCAGACTGGAGAGATGTGTCAGAACTTCTTAAACCTCTTGGTCTCTACGATCTTCGGGCAAAAACCATTGTCAAGTTCTCAG ATGAATACCTGACAAAGCAGTGGAAGTATCCGATTGAGCTTCATGGGATTG GTGCACCCTGA
- the MBD4 gene encoding methyl-CpG-binding domain protein 4 isoform X1: protein MGTTRLESLSLGDRGAAPTVTSSERLVPEPPSDLRKEGVAMELERVGEDEEQMMIKRSSECNPLLQEPIASAQFGATAGTECHKSVPCGWERVVKQRLFGKTAGRFDVYFISPQGLKFRSKSSLANYLHKNGETSLKPEDFEFTVLSKRSIKSRYKDCSMASLTSHLQNQSNNSNWNLRTRSKYKKDVFMPPSSSSELRESRGLSNFTSTHLLLKEDEGVDDVNFRKVRKPKGKVTILKGIPIKKTKKGCRKSCSDFVQSDSKRESVCNKADAESEPVAQKSQLDRTVSISDAGACGETLSVTSEEKSLVKERSLSSASNFCFEQKTSGIINKFCSAKDSEHNKKYEDTFLESEEIGTKVEAVERKEHLHTDILKRGSEMDNNCSPTRKDFTGEKIFQEDTIPRTQIERRKTSLYFSSKYNKEALSPPRRKAFKKWTPPRSPFNLIQETLFHDPWKLLIATIFLNRTSGKMAIPVLWKFLEKYPSAEVARTADWRDVSELLKPLGLYDLRAKTIVKFSDEYLTKQWKYPIELHGIGKYGNDSYRIFCVNEWKQVHPEDHKLNKYHDWLWENHEKLSLS, encoded by the exons ATGGGCACGACTCGGTTGGAGAGTCTGAGCCTGGGGGACCGCGGAGCTGCCCCCACCGTCACCTCTAGTGAGCGCCTGGTCCCAGAACCGCCGAGTGACCTCCG CAAAGAAGGTGTTGCTATGGAATTGGAAAGAGTGGGAGAAGATGAGGAACAAATGATGATAAAAAGAAGCAGTGAATGTAATCCTCTGCTACAAGAACCCATCGCTTCTGCTCAGTTTGGTGCTACTGCAGGGACAGAATGCCACAAGTCTGTCCCATGTGGATGGGAAAGAGTTGTGAAGCAAAGGTTATTTGGGAAGACAGCAGGAAGATTTGATGTGTACTTTATCAG CCCACAAGGACTGAAGTTCAGATCCAAAAGTTCACTTGCTAATTATCTTCACAAAAATGGAGAGACTTCTCTTAAGCCAGAAGATTTTGAGTTTACTGTGCTTTCTAAAAGGAGTATCAAGTCAAGATATAAAGACTGCAGCATGGCATCCCTGACATCCCATCTACAAAACCAAAGTAACAATTCAAACTGGAACCTCAGGACCCGAAGCAAGTACAAAAAGGATGTGTTTATGCCGCCAAGTAGTAGTTCAGAGTTGCGGGAGAGCAGAGGACTCTCTAACTTTACTTCCactcatttgcttttgaaagaagatgaGGGTGTTGATGATGTGAACTTCAGAAAGGTTAGAAAGCCCAAAGGAAAGGTgactattttgaaaggaatcccaattaagaaaactaaaaaaggaTGTAGGAAGAGCTGTTCAGATTTTGTTCAAAGTGACAGCAAAAGAGAATCTGTGTGTAATAAAGCAGATGCTGAAAGTGAACCTGTTGCACAAAAAAGTCAGCTTGATAGAACTGTCTCTATTTCTGATGCTGGAGCATGTGGTGAGACCCTCAGTGTGACCAGTGAAGAAAAGAGCCTTGTAAAAGAAAGATCATTGAGTTCAGCatcaaatttttgttttgaacAAAAAACTTCTGGCATCATAAACAAATTTTGTTCAGCCAAAGACTCAGAACACAACAAGAAGTATGAGGATACCTTTTTAGAATCTGAAGAAATCGGAACAAAAGTAGAAGCTgtggaaaggaaagaacatttgCATACTGACATTTTAAAACGTGGCTCTGAAATGGACAACAACTGCTCACCAACCAGGAAAGACTTTACTggtgagaaaatatttcaag AAGATACCATCCCACGAACACagatagaaagaaggaaaacaagccTGTATTTTTCCAGCAAATACAACAAAGAAG CTCTTAGCCCCCCACGACGTAAAGCCTTTAAGAAATGGACACCTCCTCGGTCACCTTTTAATCTCATTCAAGAAACACTTTTTCACGATCCATGGAAGCTTCTCATCGCTACTATATTTCTCAATCGGACCTCAG GTAAAATGGCAATTCCTGTGCTTTGGAAGTTTCTGGAGAAGTATCCTTCAGCTGAGGTAGCAAGAACCGCAGACTGGAGAGATGTGTCAGAACTTCTTAAACCTCTTGGTCTCTACGATCTTCGGGCAAAAACCATTGTCAAGTTCTCAG ATGAATACCTGACAAAGCAGTGGAAGTATCCGATTGAGCTTCATGGGATTGGTAAATATGGCAACGACTCTTACCGAATTTTTTGTGTCAATGAGTGGAAGCAG GTGCACCCTGAAGaccacaaattaaataaatatcatgACTGGCTTTGGGAAAATCATGAAAAATTAAGTCTGTCTTAA
- the MBD4 gene encoding methyl-CpG-binding domain protein 4 isoform X5 — MGTTRLESLSLGDRGAAPTVTSSERLVPEPPSDLRKEGVAMELERVGEDEEQMMIKRSSECNPLLQEPIASAQFGATAGTECHKSVPCGWERVVKQRLFGKTAGRFDVYFISPQGLKFRSKSSLANYLHKNGETSLKPEDFEFTVLSKRSIKSRYKDCSMASLTSHLQNQSNNSNWNLRTRSKYKKDVFMPPSSSSELRESRGLSNFTSTHLLLKEDEGVDDVNFRKVRKPKGKVTILKGIPIKKTKKGCRKSCSDFVQSDSKRESVCNKADAESEPVAQKSQLDRTVSISDAGACGETLSVTSEEKSLVKERSLSSASNFCFEQKTSGIINKFCSAKDSEHNKKYEDTFLESEEIGTKVEAVERKEHLHTDILKRGSEMDNNCSPTRKDFTEDTIPRTQIERRKTSLYFSSKYNKEALSPPRRKAFKKWTPPRSPFNLIQETLFHDPWKLLIATIFLNRTSGKMAIPVLWKFLEKYPSAEVARTADWRDVSELLKPLGLYDLRAKTIVKFSDEYLTKQWKYPIELHGIGAP; from the exons ATGGGCACGACTCGGTTGGAGAGTCTGAGCCTGGGGGACCGCGGAGCTGCCCCCACCGTCACCTCTAGTGAGCGCCTGGTCCCAGAACCGCCGAGTGACCTCCG CAAAGAAGGTGTTGCTATGGAATTGGAAAGAGTGGGAGAAGATGAGGAACAAATGATGATAAAAAGAAGCAGTGAATGTAATCCTCTGCTACAAGAACCCATCGCTTCTGCTCAGTTTGGTGCTACTGCAGGGACAGAATGCCACAAGTCTGTCCCATGTGGATGGGAAAGAGTTGTGAAGCAAAGGTTATTTGGGAAGACAGCAGGAAGATTTGATGTGTACTTTATCAG CCCACAAGGACTGAAGTTCAGATCCAAAAGTTCACTTGCTAATTATCTTCACAAAAATGGAGAGACTTCTCTTAAGCCAGAAGATTTTGAGTTTACTGTGCTTTCTAAAAGGAGTATCAAGTCAAGATATAAAGACTGCAGCATGGCATCCCTGACATCCCATCTACAAAACCAAAGTAACAATTCAAACTGGAACCTCAGGACCCGAAGCAAGTACAAAAAGGATGTGTTTATGCCGCCAAGTAGTAGTTCAGAGTTGCGGGAGAGCAGAGGACTCTCTAACTTTACTTCCactcatttgcttttgaaagaagatgaGGGTGTTGATGATGTGAACTTCAGAAAGGTTAGAAAGCCCAAAGGAAAGGTgactattttgaaaggaatcccaattaagaaaactaaaaaaggaTGTAGGAAGAGCTGTTCAGATTTTGTTCAAAGTGACAGCAAAAGAGAATCTGTGTGTAATAAAGCAGATGCTGAAAGTGAACCTGTTGCACAAAAAAGTCAGCTTGATAGAACTGTCTCTATTTCTGATGCTGGAGCATGTGGTGAGACCCTCAGTGTGACCAGTGAAGAAAAGAGCCTTGTAAAAGAAAGATCATTGAGTTCAGCatcaaatttttgttttgaacAAAAAACTTCTGGCATCATAAACAAATTTTGTTCAGCCAAAGACTCAGAACACAACAAGAAGTATGAGGATACCTTTTTAGAATCTGAAGAAATCGGAACAAAAGTAGAAGCTgtggaaaggaaagaacatttgCATACTGACATTTTAAAACGTGGCTCTGAAATGGACAACAACTGCTCACCAACCAGGAAAGACTTTACTg AAGATACCATCCCACGAACACagatagaaagaaggaaaacaagccTGTATTTTTCCAGCAAATACAACAAAGAAG CTCTTAGCCCCCCACGACGTAAAGCCTTTAAGAAATGGACACCTCCTCGGTCACCTTTTAATCTCATTCAAGAAACACTTTTTCACGATCCATGGAAGCTTCTCATCGCTACTATATTTCTCAATCGGACCTCAG GTAAAATGGCAATTCCTGTGCTTTGGAAGTTTCTGGAGAAGTATCCTTCAGCTGAGGTAGCAAGAACCGCAGACTGGAGAGATGTGTCAGAACTTCTTAAACCTCTTGGTCTCTACGATCTTCGGGCAAAAACCATTGTCAAGTTCTCAG ATGAATACCTGACAAAGCAGTGGAAGTATCCGATTGAGCTTCATGGGATTG GTGCACCCTGA